In one Culex quinquefasciatus strain JHB chromosome 2, VPISU_Cqui_1.0_pri_paternal, whole genome shotgun sequence genomic region, the following are encoded:
- the LOC6046049 gene encoding thyrostimulin alpha-2 subunit: MEWLRLVALFLLVSVVCSKESWQKPGCHKVGHTRKISIPSCVEFTITTNACRGFCESFAIPSAPFAVGVHKPSQPVTSVGQCCNIMETEDVHVRVMCTEGIRNLTFKSATNCSCYHCKKD, encoded by the exons ATGGAGTGGCTCCGTCTGGTGGCACTGTTTCTGCTGGTTTCGGTCGTGTGCAGCAAGGAATCGTGGCAGAAGCCCGGCTGCCATAAAGTTG GTCACACCCGCAAGATCAGCATCCCGAGTTGCGTGGAGTTTACGATCACGACGAACGCGTGCCGCGGGTTCTGTGAGTCGTTTGCCATCCCGTCGGCACCGTTCGCCGTGGGTGTCCACAAGCCAAGCCAACCGGTAACGTCGGTCGGGCAGTGCTGCAACATAATGGAAACTGAGGATGTTCACGTACGTGTGATGTGCACTGAAGGCATCCGGAACCTGACCTTCAAGTCGGCAACCAACTGTTCGTGCTATCACTGCAAAAAGGACTAG
- the LOC6046048 gene encoding thyrostimulin beta-5 subunit gives MSNCLTLCVALSMVVGCTWAAATVDEIADQNRSGPMLGCHKRVFTYRVSQTDNKGRECWDHVSVWSCHGRCDSNEISDWRFPYKRSHHPVCMHAGRTRSVAVLRHCHPDADPEAKLYEYMEPKSCSCQTCTSMDTSCEGPKQLNTDAVTKIFQIEEEEIESEYA, from the coding sequence ATGAGTAACTGCTTGACGCTGTGCGTGGCCCTGTCCATGGTGGTGGGTTGCACGTGGGCAGCGGCCACCGTCGACGAGATCGCGGACCAGAACCGCAGCGGCCCGATGCTGGGTTGCCACAAGCGCGTCTTTACGTACCGGGTGTCGCAAACGGACAACAAAGGGCGCGAATGTTGGGACCACGTGAGCGTGTGGTCGTGCCACGGACGGTGCGATTCGAACGAAATCTCCGACTGGCGTTTCCCGTACAAGCGGTCCCACCATCCGGTTTGCATGCACGCCGGAAGGACTCGGTCTGTGGCGGTGCTCCGACACTGCCACCCGGATGCCGATCCGGAGGCTAAGCTGTACGAGTACATGGAACCGAAGTCGTGCAGTTGTCAGACCTGCACCAGCATGGATACAAGCTGCGAAGGGCCGAAGCAGCTGAACACGGACGCCGTGACCAAGATATTCCAGATCGAAGAGGAGGAAATTGAAAGTGAATATGCTTAA
- the LOC119767636 gene encoding uncharacterized protein LOC119767636 isoform X1: MELTKLSDSNERSQVPYMSLLPTELLIEIFKQLPISTLIQATSVCHRWNQIIFSIIHKRIRCRISNDLDLVGQNSLSRSYGAITVDCSTLSLATPTLLQLCRRATELEIHANLLHESVLAELLPQCPRLERLTVRAKCLVVEGAWKTVELRGRFPTIESVSVIAESFFSPGQRRVPAAGGSVKSRKSRVKSAIANGVFCCWKKLRKLVT; the protein is encoded by the exons ATGGAGTTAACTAAACTTAGTGACTCCAATGAAAGATCGCAGGTTCCGTACATGTCATTACTCCCGACTGAG CTTCTCATAGAGATATTTAAGCAGCTCCCGATTTCAACACTCATCCAAGCCACTTCCGTTTGCCACCGCTGGAACCAGATCATCTTCAGCATTATCCACAAGCGAATTCGCTGCCGCATTAGCAACGACCTGGACCTAGTCGGCCAAAACTCCCTTAGCCGGTCGTACGGCGCCATCACGGTGGACTGTTCCACCCTATCGCTGGCCACTCCGACGCTACTGCAGCTGTGTCGCCGTGCAACGGAGCTCGAAATTCACGCCAACCTCCTGCACGAATCGGTACTGGCGGAGCTGCTTCCGCAGTGTCCACGGTTGGAGCGACTCACCGTTCGGGCCAAATGCCTTGTCGTTGAGGGCGCATGGAAGACGGTCGAACTGAGGGGAAGGTTTCCCACCATCGAGAGTGTGTCGGTGATTGCGGAGAGCTTCTTCTCGCCGGGACAGAGACGGGTGCCAGCGGCGGGCGGAAGTGTGAAAAGCCGGAAATCCCGAGTTAAAAGTGCAATCGCCAATGGGGTGTTTTGCTGTTGGAAGAAGCTACGGAAGTTGGTCACTTAA
- the LOC119767614 gene encoding AT-rich interactive domain-containing protein 2-like, with the protein MGGRNVDSNRLYSVVVARDWWLKVKSREDWGEIIKEMALPKRCMNNEFAWKKINVWFLDKYEKVNFHGEEKDPTKMRTMRSGIIGGGQRRCCTRCRRFTTPQLSAHKRSPRDGAAPAE; encoded by the exons atgggaggtaggaatgtggattcgaaccggttgtattcggtggtggtggcccgGGATTGGTGGTTGAAGGTCAAGTCCCGCGAGGACTGGGGCGAGATTATCAAGGAGATGGCACTGCCGAAGCGTTGCATGAACAACGAGTTTGCGTGGAAGAAGATTAACGTCTGGTTTTTGGACAAGTACGAGAAAGTTAATTTTCAcggtgaggagaaggatccgACGAAGATGAGGACGATGAGAAGCGGCATaatcggaggtggtcagcgcagatgttgcactcggtgccggcgTTTTACAAcaccg CAACTTTCTGCCCACAAACGCTCACCTCGCGACGGCGCAGCTCCAGCCGAATGA
- the LOC6046050 gene encoding serine/arginine-rich splicing factor 7 — translation MSKKMSRYPHDAKVYVGELGNNASKQEIEDAFSYYGPLRNVWVARNPPGFAFVEFEDARDAEDSVRGLDGRTICGRRARVELSTGKGGRGLRGGDRGGGDRGRGGPPSSKSGRFHPDDRCYECGGRGHYARDCSRHGRGGGGGGRGRKRSRSRSPRSRSRELRTRSRSYSRGASRSRSRDRDTRDRRTRSKTPTKRDRATPRERSVSRGHTKSPRRSVSKTRSRSRSRTPRSVSRSRSRSHRRNGDSHHD, via the exons ATG TCGAAGAAGATGTCTCGCTACCCTCATGATGCCAAGGTTTACGTCGGGGAGCTGGGAAACAACGCTAGCAAGCAGGAAATCGAGGATGCCTTCTCGTATTACGGTCCGCTGAGGAACGTTTGGGTGGCCCGCAACCCGCCGGGTTTCGCCTTCGTCGAGTTCGAGGACGCGCGCGACGCGGAGGACTCCGTCCGGGGGTTGGACGGCCGGACGATCTGCGGACGCCGGGCGCGCGTCGAGCTGTCCACCGGCAAGGGTGGCCGGGGACTGCGCGGCGGAGATCGCGGTGGTGGTGACCGTGGCCGGGGCGGTCCCCCGAGCAGCAAGAGTGGCCGCTTCCATCCGGACGACCGGTGCTACGAGTGCGGCGGCCGGGGCCATTACGCGCGGGACTGCAGCCGCCATGGGCGGGGAGGAGGTGGCGGAGGACGCGGACGTAAAAG ATCCCGCAGCCGCAGTCCTCGGTCGCGTTCTCGCGAACTGCGCACCCGTTCGCGCAGCTACAGCCGTGGGGCTTCCCGTAGCCGCAGCCGGGACCGTGACACCCGTGACCGTCGCACCCGGTCCAAGACGCCGACGAAGCGCGACAGAGCCACGCCCCGCGAGCGTTCGGTCAGCCGTGGCCACACCAAATCACCGCGGCGCTCCGTTTCGAAGACCCGTTCCCGCAGCCGGTCCAGAACGCCCCGTTCGGTGTCCCGATCCAGGTCCAGATCGCACCGTCGCAACGGAGACTCCCACCACGATTAG
- the LOC119767636 gene encoding uncharacterized protein LOC119767636 isoform X2, giving the protein MEGVRLEKASVLRKISCRLCLTVPLLIEIFKQLPISTLIQATSVCHRWNQIIFSIIHKRIRCRISNDLDLVGQNSLSRSYGAITVDCSTLSLATPTLLQLCRRATELEIHANLLHESVLAELLPQCPRLERLTVRAKCLVVEGAWKTVELRGRFPTIESVSVIAESFFSPGQRRVPAAGGSVKSRKSRVKSAIANGVFCCWKKLRKLVT; this is encoded by the exons ATGGAAGGTGTTCGATTAGAGAAGGCCAGTGTCCTACGGAAAATTAGTTGTCGACTTTGTTTGACGGTTCCA CTTCTCATAGAGATATTTAAGCAGCTCCCGATTTCAACACTCATCCAAGCCACTTCCGTTTGCCACCGCTGGAACCAGATCATCTTCAGCATTATCCACAAGCGAATTCGCTGCCGCATTAGCAACGACCTGGACCTAGTCGGCCAAAACTCCCTTAGCCGGTCGTACGGCGCCATCACGGTGGACTGTTCCACCCTATCGCTGGCCACTCCGACGCTACTGCAGCTGTGTCGCCGTGCAACGGAGCTCGAAATTCACGCCAACCTCCTGCACGAATCGGTACTGGCGGAGCTGCTTCCGCAGTGTCCACGGTTGGAGCGACTCACCGTTCGGGCCAAATGCCTTGTCGTTGAGGGCGCATGGAAGACGGTCGAACTGAGGGGAAGGTTTCCCACCATCGAGAGTGTGTCGGTGATTGCGGAGAGCTTCTTCTCGCCGGGACAGAGACGGGTGCCAGCGGCGGGCGGAAGTGTGAAAAGCCGGAAATCCCGAGTTAAAAGTGCAATCGCCAATGGGGTGTTTTGCTGTTGGAAGAAGCTACGGAAGTTGGTCACTTAA